In the genome of Streptomyces pactum, one region contains:
- a CDS encoding M23 family metallopeptidase → MTGRTGAGRPVVVRGWEPPPQPWAAGHRGVDLAARPGQPVRAAAGGRVVFTGAVAGRGVLSIELDGTGSCPLRTTYEPVRASVRKGDRVSAGQVVGVMAPGPSHCPVGCLHWGLLRADHYLDPLSLLPPWMLRGGPSRLLPVFGIPEPEGDGP, encoded by the coding sequence GTGACGGGCAGGACCGGCGCCGGCCGGCCGGTGGTGGTGAGGGGCTGGGAGCCACCGCCCCAGCCGTGGGCGGCCGGGCACCGGGGTGTGGACCTGGCCGCGCGTCCCGGGCAGCCGGTGCGAGCCGCGGCGGGCGGCCGGGTGGTCTTCACCGGCGCGGTGGCCGGGCGCGGAGTGCTCTCGATCGAGCTGGACGGGACCGGCAGCTGCCCCCTGCGGACGACCTACGAACCGGTCCGGGCGTCGGTCCGGAAAGGAGACCGGGTGTCCGCCGGCCAGGTGGTGGGGGTGATGGCACCGGGCCCGTCCCACTGTCCGGTGGGCTGTCTGCACTGGGGGCTGCTGCGCGCGGACCACTACCTGGATCCGCTGTCCCTGCTGCCGCCGTGGATGCTCCGTGGCGGACCCTCCCGCCTGCTGCCGGTCTTCGGCATCCCGGAACCGGAGGGCGACGGCCCGTGA
- the rpsB gene encoding 30S ribosomal protein S2 — MAVVTMRELLESGVHFGHQTRRWNPKMKRFIFTERNGIYIIDLLQSLSYIDRAYEFVKETVAHGGSIMFVGTKKQAQEAIAEQATRVGMPYVNQRWLGGMLTNFSTVYKRLQRLKELEQIDFEDVAASGLTKKELLVLSREKAKLEKTLGGIREMQKVPSAVWIVDTKKEHIAVGEARKLRIPVVAILDTNCDPDEVDYKIPGNDDAIRSVTLLTRVIADAVAEGLIARSGVATEGKGEKAAGEPLAEWERDLLEGEKKADEPAAAEAEKPAEAPAAEAPAEAPAAEAPAAEAEQG; from the coding sequence ATGGCCGTCGTGACGATGCGGGAGCTGCTGGAGAGCGGCGTCCACTTCGGGCACCAGACCCGCCGCTGGAACCCGAAGATGAAGCGCTTCATCTTCACCGAGCGCAACGGCATCTACATCATCGACCTGCTCCAGTCGCTGTCGTACATCGACCGCGCCTACGAGTTCGTCAAGGAGACCGTCGCGCACGGCGGCTCCATCATGTTCGTCGGCACCAAGAAGCAGGCGCAGGAGGCGATCGCCGAGCAGGCGACCCGCGTCGGCATGCCGTACGTCAACCAGCGCTGGCTGGGTGGCATGCTCACCAACTTCTCGACGGTCTACAAGCGCCTCCAGCGCCTGAAGGAGCTTGAGCAGATCGACTTCGAGGACGTGGCCGCCTCCGGCCTCACCAAGAAGGAGCTCCTGGTCCTCTCGCGTGAGAAGGCCAAGCTGGAGAAGACCCTCGGCGGTATCCGCGAGATGCAGAAGGTGCCCAGCGCCGTCTGGATCGTGGACACCAAGAAGGAGCACATCGCGGTCGGCGAGGCCCGCAAGCTCCGCATCCCGGTCGTCGCGATCCTCGACACCAACTGCGACCCGGACGAGGTCGACTACAAGATCCCGGGTAACGACGACGCGATCCGCTCCGTCACGCTGCTCACCCGCGTGATCGCCGACGCCGTCGCCGAGGGCCTCATCGCCCGCTCCGGCGTCGCCACCGAGGGCAAGGGCGAGAAGGCCGCCGGCGAGCCGCTGGCCGAGTGGGAGCGCGACCTGCTCGAAGGCGAGAAGAAGGCCGACGAGCCCGCCGCCGCCGAGGCCGAGAAGCCCGCCGAGGCCCCTGCTGCCGAGGCCCCGGCCGAGGCTCCCGCCGCCGAGGCTCCCGCCGCCGAGGCCGAGCAGGGCTGA
- the tsf gene encoding translation elongation factor Ts: protein MANFTAADVKKLRELTGAGMMDCKKALDEAEGNVEKAVELLRIKGQKGVAKRESRTAENGAVVSLIADDNSSGVLLELKCETDFVAKGEKFVSVAEALAAHVAKSTPADLDSLLASEIEAGKTVQAYVDEANATLGEKIVLDRFAQFTDGYVAAYMHRTSPDLPPQVGVLVELDKENAEVAKDVAQHIAAFAPKYLSREDVPADVVENERRVAEATAREEGKPEAALPKIVEGRVNGFFKENTLLAQPFAKDNKKTVEKVLAEAGVSLKRFARIRVGA, encoded by the coding sequence ATGGCGAACTTCACCGCCGCTGACGTCAAGAAGCTCCGCGAGCTCACCGGCGCCGGCATGATGGACTGCAAGAAGGCGCTGGACGAGGCCGAGGGCAACGTCGAGAAGGCCGTCGAGCTGCTGCGCATCAAGGGCCAGAAGGGTGTGGCCAAGCGCGAGAGCCGGACCGCCGAGAACGGCGCCGTCGTCTCCCTCATCGCGGACGACAACAGCTCCGGCGTGCTGCTGGAGCTGAAGTGCGAGACCGACTTCGTCGCCAAGGGCGAGAAGTTCGTCTCCGTCGCCGAGGCCCTGGCCGCGCACGTCGCCAAGAGCACCCCGGCCGACCTGGACTCCCTGCTCGCCTCCGAGATCGAGGCCGGCAAGACCGTCCAGGCGTACGTGGACGAGGCCAACGCCACCCTGGGCGAGAAGATCGTCCTGGACCGCTTCGCCCAGTTCACCGACGGCTACGTCGCCGCGTACATGCACCGCACCAGCCCGGACCTGCCGCCCCAGGTCGGCGTCCTGGTCGAGCTGGACAAGGAGAACGCCGAGGTCGCCAAGGACGTCGCGCAGCACATCGCCGCCTTCGCCCCGAAGTACCTCTCGCGCGAGGACGTCCCCGCCGACGTCGTGGAGAACGAGCGCCGCGTCGCCGAGGCCACCGCCCGCGAGGAGGGCAAGCCCGAGGCCGCCCTGCCGAAGATCGTCGAGGGTCGCGTCAACGGGTTCTTCAAGGAGAACACGCTGCTGGCGCAGCCGTTCGCCAAGGACAACAAGAAGACCGTCGAGAAGGTGCTGGCCGAGGCCGGCGTCTCGCTGAAGCGTTTCGCGCGCATCCGCGTCGGCGCCTGA
- the pyrH gene encoding UMP kinase: MNQGADAKRAADHKTADGARGRRFLLKLSGEAFAGGGGLGVDPDVVHAIAREVAAVVRDGAEIAIVIGGGNFFRGAELQQRGMDRARSDYMGMLGTVMNCLALQDFLEKEGIDSRVQTAITMGQVAEPYIPLRAVRHLEKGRVVIFGAGMGMPYFSTDTTAAQRALEIDAEALLMGKNGVDGVYDSDPKANPDAVKFDALEYGEVIARDLKVADATAITLCRDNKLPILVFELLTEGNIARAVKGEKIGTLVSDQGTRV, encoded by the coding sequence ATGAATCAGGGCGCGGACGCCAAACGAGCCGCCGACCACAAGACCGCCGACGGCGCCAGGGGCCGCAGGTTCCTGCTGAAGCTGTCCGGAGAGGCGTTCGCCGGCGGTGGCGGCCTCGGCGTCGACCCCGACGTGGTGCACGCCATCGCGCGCGAGGTCGCGGCCGTCGTCCGGGACGGTGCCGAGATCGCCATCGTCATCGGCGGCGGCAACTTCTTCCGCGGCGCCGAGCTGCAGCAGCGCGGCATGGACCGGGCCCGCTCCGACTACATGGGCATGCTCGGCACCGTCATGAACTGCCTCGCCCTCCAGGACTTCCTGGAGAAGGAGGGCATCGACTCCCGCGTCCAGACGGCCATCACCATGGGCCAGGTCGCGGAGCCCTACATCCCGCTGCGGGCGGTGCGCCACCTGGAGAAGGGCCGCGTCGTGATCTTCGGCGCCGGTATGGGCATGCCGTACTTCTCCACCGACACCACCGCCGCCCAGCGCGCCCTGGAGATCGACGCCGAGGCGCTGCTGATGGGCAAGAACGGGGTGGACGGGGTGTACGACTCCGACCCCAAGGCCAACCCGGACGCGGTCAAGTTCGACGCGCTGGAGTACGGCGAGGTGATCGCCCGCGACCTGAAGGTCGCCGACGCCACCGCGATCACCCTCTGCCGCGACAACAAGCTGCCGATCCTCGTCTTCGAGCTGCTCACCGAGGGCAATATCGCACGCGCGGTGAAGGGTGAGAAGATCGGCACGCTCGTGAGCGACCAGGGCACCCGGGTCTGA
- the frr gene encoding ribosome recycling factor produces the protein MIEEILLEAEEKMEKAVVVAKEDFAAIRTGRAHPAMFNKIVAEYYGAMTPINQLASFSVPEPRMAVVTPFDKSALRNIEQAIRDSDLGVNPTNDGSIIRVVFPELTEQRRKEYIKVAKGKGEDAKISIRSVRRKAKESIDKLVKDGEVGEDEGRRAEKELDDTTAKYVTQVDELLKHKEAELLEV, from the coding sequence GTGATCGAAGAGATCCTCCTCGAAGCCGAGGAGAAGATGGAGAAGGCCGTCGTGGTCGCCAAGGAGGACTTCGCCGCGATCCGCACCGGGCGTGCGCACCCGGCGATGTTCAACAAGATCGTGGCGGAGTACTACGGCGCGATGACGCCGATCAACCAGCTGGCGTCCTTCTCGGTGCCCGAGCCGCGGATGGCCGTGGTCACCCCGTTCGACAAGAGCGCGCTGCGCAACATCGAGCAGGCGATCCGCGACTCCGACCTGGGCGTCAACCCCACCAACGACGGCAGCATCATCCGCGTGGTGTTCCCGGAGCTGACCGAGCAGCGCCGCAAGGAGTACATCAAGGTCGCCAAGGGCAAGGGCGAGGACGCCAAGATCTCCATCCGCAGCGTCCGCCGCAAGGCCAAGGAGTCGATCGACAAGCTCGTCAAGGACGGCGAGGTCGGCGAGGACGAGGGGCGCCGCGCCGAGAAGGAGCTCGACGACACCACGGCCAAGTACGTGACGCAGGTCGACGAGCTGCTCAAGCACAAGGAAGCCGAGCTGCTCGAAGTCTGA
- a CDS encoding phosphatidate cytidylyltransferase, with protein MNESSWGAPPRAGHRGPTEQAPPPGHHRRTPPGGYPQEAPPVSAGPVHTVAEAAQTRPMPTVSDTGGDQDDRHRRAADPGAGGPGEPAAPGNGPADGRSGAAAEPRPPAPAKKSAGRDLRAAIGVGVGLGAVIVASLFVHKAVFLGVIAVAVVVGLWELTSRLAERKDISVPLLPLAAGGVAMVVAGYLRGAQGAWVAVALTALAVLVWRMTGPPENYLRDVTAAVFTAFYVPFLATFVALMLAADDGPQRVLTFLLLTVVSDTGAYAVGWRFGRHRLAPRISPGKTREGLLGAIAFAMAAGALCAEYVIDDGAWWQGLLLGLAVAVSATLGDLGESMIKRDLGIKDMGKLLPGHGGIMDRLDSLLPTAPVVWLLLVIFVGQG; from the coding sequence ATGAACGAGTCATCCTGGGGGGCCCCGCCTCGCGCCGGACACCGGGGCCCGACCGAACAGGCGCCTCCCCCCGGACACCATCGCCGGACACCGCCCGGCGGGTACCCCCAGGAGGCGCCCCCCGTCTCGGCGGGTCCCGTGCACACGGTGGCCGAAGCGGCGCAGACTCGCCCCATGCCCACCGTTTCCGACACAGGCGGGGACCAGGACGACCGCCACCGCAGGGCCGCCGACCCAGGGGCCGGCGGCCCCGGGGAACCGGCCGCACCCGGCAACGGGCCGGCCGACGGCCGGTCCGGTGCCGCCGCCGAGCCCCGGCCTCCCGCGCCCGCCAAGAAGAGCGCGGGCCGTGACCTGCGCGCCGCGATAGGGGTCGGCGTCGGGCTCGGCGCCGTCATCGTCGCGTCGCTCTTCGTCCACAAGGCGGTCTTCCTCGGCGTCATAGCGGTGGCCGTGGTGGTGGGGCTGTGGGAGCTGACCTCCCGGCTGGCCGAGCGCAAGGACATCAGCGTCCCGCTCCTCCCGCTCGCCGCCGGCGGCGTCGCCATGGTGGTCGCCGGCTACCTGCGCGGCGCCCAGGGCGCCTGGGTGGCGGTCGCGCTCACCGCCCTCGCGGTGCTGGTGTGGCGGATGACCGGGCCGCCGGAGAACTACCTGCGCGATGTGACGGCCGCCGTCTTCACCGCCTTCTACGTGCCCTTCCTCGCCACCTTCGTGGCCCTGATGCTCGCCGCCGACGACGGACCGCAGCGGGTCCTCACCTTCCTGCTGCTGACCGTGGTCAGCGACACCGGCGCCTACGCCGTCGGCTGGCGGTTCGGCAGGCACAGGCTCGCGCCGCGCATCAGCCCCGGCAAGACCCGCGAGGGGCTGCTGGGCGCGATCGCCTTCGCGATGGCCGCCGGCGCCCTGTGCGCGGAGTACGTCATCGACGACGGCGCCTGGTGGCAGGGGCTGCTCCTCGGGCTCGCGGTCGCCGTCAGCGCCACCCTCGGCGACCTGGGCGAATCCATGATCAAGCGGGACCTGGGCATCAAGGACATGGGCAAGCTGCTGCCCGGCCACGGCGGGATCATGGACCGGCTGGACTCGCTGCTGCCCACCGCGCCCGTGGTCTGGCTGCTGCTGGTGATCTTCGTCGGGCAGGGGTGA
- the rlmN gene encoding 23S rRNA (adenine(2503)-C(2))-methyltransferase RlmN has translation MAPPAPGELTFVAPRGAKKPPRHLADLDPAQRREAVAAIGEKPFRAKQLSQHYFARYAHDPAQWTDIPAASREKLASELLPDLMSVVRHISCDGDTTRKTLWRLFDGTLVESVLMRYPDRVTMCISSQAGCGMNCPFCATGQAGLDRNLSTAEIVHQIVDGMRALRDGEIPGGPARLSNIVFMGMGEPLANYNRVVGAIRRLTDPEPDGLGLSQRGITVSTVGLVPAMLRFADEGFKCRLAVSLHAPDDELRDTLVPVNTRWKVREVLDAAWEYAARSGRRVSIEYALIRDINDQAWRGDLLGRLLKNRRVHVNLIPLNPTPGSKWTASRPEDQRAFVAALETHGVPVTVRDTRGQEIDGACGQLAAAER, from the coding sequence ATGGCGCCGCCCGCTCCGGGAGAGCTCACCTTCGTCGCGCCGCGCGGCGCCAAGAAGCCCCCGCGCCACCTCGCCGACCTCGACCCCGCCCAGCGCCGGGAGGCCGTCGCCGCCATCGGCGAGAAGCCGTTCCGCGCCAAGCAGCTGTCCCAGCACTACTTCGCCCGCTACGCCCACGACCCCGCCCAGTGGACCGACATCCCGGCCGCCTCCCGCGAGAAGCTGGCGAGCGAACTGCTCCCCGACCTGATGAGCGTGGTCCGGCACATCTCCTGCGACGGCGACACCACCCGCAAGACGCTGTGGCGGCTGTTCGACGGCACCCTGGTGGAGTCGGTGCTGATGCGCTACCCCGACCGGGTCACCATGTGCATCAGCTCCCAGGCCGGCTGCGGCATGAACTGCCCGTTCTGCGCCACCGGCCAGGCCGGACTCGACCGCAACCTGTCCACCGCCGAGATCGTCCACCAGATCGTGGACGGCATGCGGGCGCTGCGGGACGGCGAGATCCCCGGCGGCCCGGCCCGGCTGAGCAACATCGTCTTCATGGGCATGGGCGAGCCGCTGGCCAACTACAACCGGGTCGTCGGCGCCATCCGCCGGCTCACCGACCCCGAGCCGGACGGCCTGGGCCTGTCCCAGCGCGGCATCACCGTCTCCACCGTCGGCCTGGTCCCGGCGATGCTGCGGTTCGCCGACGAGGGCTTCAAGTGCCGCCTCGCGGTCTCCCTGCACGCCCCCGACGACGAACTGCGCGACACCCTGGTGCCGGTCAACACCCGCTGGAAGGTCCGCGAGGTCCTCGACGCCGCCTGGGAGTACGCCGCCAGGTCCGGCCGCCGCGTCTCCATCGAGTACGCCCTGATCAGGGACATCAACGACCAGGCATGGCGCGGCGACCTGCTCGGCCGGCTGCTGAAGAACCGCCGGGTGCACGTCAACCTGATCCCGCTCAACCCCACCCCCGGCTCCAAGTGGACCGCCTCCCGGCCCGAGGACCAGCGGGCGTTCGTCGCCGCGCTGGAGACCCACGGGGTGCCGGTCACCGTCCGCGACACCCGCGGCCAGGAGATCGACGGCGCCTGCGGACAGCTGGCCGCCGCCGAACGCTGA